GGAGAATCAGCTCAGGATTTAAGAAGAGACCGTGTGGGAATAAAAACGTCCTACAATGCCGATAACGGCCTCTCTCCCTATACAGAGATGTGGTATCAGAATACAAATATCGCTGAGGATAAGAATAGACACACTATTCTCTGGAAAGTGGGTGTTTCCTACTCCTTCTAATGTAATTCTCTCCACCCCTTCATCATAATTCTCTCCACACCATCATCACAGTGGAGAGAATGCATGACTGGCCTAGAGCCCCTTTTCTTCCTTGAGAAGCATGAGGTCCTGCTTAAATTCAGCACTCAATTTTTTTGTATAGATTCTGTAGAGATATCCTGAATTCTGAAAATCAACAAGCTTCCGGAAATCACTTTCCCTGGCCTTCCAGGTAACCCCGTCAGTAAAGATCAGAAACACCGTGTCGTGCCGCTTTTCCTGAATAATCCTATTAACATCGCCTATTACATCGGTCTGTTTGCTTCCGGTGGCACCGTAACCCTTCACTTCAATCAGGATCTCCGGCTTTTCCCTGCAGGGAATTGCAAAATCGGCTTTTTCTGTAGAGATACCGTCCATGCCTGTAAAGCTGCAGCGGGCCTCATATTCCGAAAACACAGAGGCGACAATTGCCTCCACATAATCTTCCAGCTCCCGGCCTCTTTTCTGCCCTTTTATGGCACTGCCCCGACCGCCCTTCAGACGCTCTGTGAGAATATCTTCCCAGGTATAGGTTCTATTTATGGTATCCCTGATTTTCCCGGACAGAAAAAGGGTCTGTAAAGTCTCCACATATCCCAGAGGATTTGCTTTGAATCCACTTTTCCCGGCAGATCTGGAGTCAGAAAACAGAGATCTCAAGAGGGTATTATATTCATCCTTTGATACTTCAAGAAACAGCCTGATGATAGTGGATGCAGTCTCAAAATCCTCATCCAGAAGGCGAACAAGAGTCCAGGGATCATCATTGACTGATTCAAATTTGTTCAGGAATACCAGGACTCTCCTGGAGAAATCATCCTTCCAGTCTGTTTCAAGAGCACTCAGTTTATTCAGAAGACCGGGAGTTGTCTGGGTAATTTTCTTCATCTTCTATCTTCCTATAATCAGATATTCCTGCACTTTGGAGCGTCTGACCTTATCATGTGTTCCGAAGTGGTAGCGGTGATCCCTGCTTCTTACTTCGACACTGGATTTATATTTTTCCATCAAAGAGACGAGTACATCCAGATCAGGATATCCGTTGGATGAATAGGATAAAACAAGAATACTCCTGCTGAACTTCCTGAACATCCCTTCAAATGCCTCCAGGGCATCACCCCGGTAGGAAAAAGGGGTATATTTCTTGTGTATTTTCCGGACCTTCGTATTATACATGATTTCTTCATCTTTCCAGTATTTAGACAGACCTTCCAGAAAATGATAGCGTTTAACATAACAGTTATCGTCTGAGCGGGGTACATATGGTGGATCCATATAGACCAGATCCACCGGCATTTCCTGTAGATCAAAAACAGAACCGCAGAATGACTTGTTCATCTCTCCATTATCAAAGACAGCATTATTATACTGCTCAATCTGCTCAGTGAAATGTTCACGGAGACTGAGCTTAAGATCTCTTCGCCCATCATCATAGCGGCTCAGATCACCGGAGATGGTAAATACTCCCCTGGGCTGCTTTTTTGCACAGGAGCGGATAAGAGCCGCCATGACCAGAGATCTTTTATATGGATTATTCAAATTGGTCAAACGCCAGGAGATCAGGTCCAGGAACTCAAGGTCTTCCGGATTATAGAATATTCCCTCATAAGTTCTTTTTATAAAATCATAACAATTCCCATTCCCGGCTTCTGAATCAGAGGAATTTGAAAAATCACTGAGCATTCTGATTTCATCTGGATTCACAGTTACTGAAGGATTCTCTATAACAGCCCGGCTTAATACAGAAGGGAAGTTAAGAAAATCATTACTATAGACCTGTCTGCCCATTGTCTTGAAAAGATAAGAAACTGATGCGGAACCTGTAAATGCATCAAGTACGGAATGAAAATCCAGAGCCGACAGCTCTTCTTCTATCCAGGGAAGGAGACGGTATTTATTACCCATAAAGCGAAGTTGAGGATAGAGTTTGAAATCAGGATTCATATTCAGTTTTCAGTAATTTCTCGGTATAAGATTTTCTTCAGTCAGAGGAGGTCGGTCATAGGTACTCACCGGTCTTTCAGGAAGTTTAATTACCATAGGCTGTACTTCTTTATATGGAAAACAGGAGAGCAGATGGGAAATACAGTTTAATCTGGCCTTTTTTTTGCTATCCGCCGGAACTTCATACCAGGGAGAGTCCTTTGTATTACAATATTTGAACATTTCATCCTTTGCTATGGAGTAATCATCCCATCTCTCAATAGACTGCAGGTCCATGGGAGATATTTTCCAACGCTTAATGGGATCGTCGATTCTTCCCTTAAAACGTTTTAGCTGTTCATCCGGAGAGACGGAGAACCAGTATTTAATCACAACCATCCCCGATCTGATCAGCATCCGTTCAAATTCGGGGCAGCTTCTATAAAACTCATCCCATTGTACAGGAGTTGTAAAATTCATAACCCGATCAACCCCCACACAATTATACCAGCTTCGATCAAATAGAACCATCTCACCTTTGGCTGGAAGATAGGGAATATAACGCTGAAAATACCACTGAGACTCCTCTTTATCTGTCGGTTTACCAAGGGCCACAACATTACAGAAACGGGGATTCAGATACTGGGTGATTCTCTTGATCACTCCACCCTTGCCAGCCGCATCTCTGCCTTCAAAAAGGAGACAGACCTTCAGTTCATTCTGCTTTACCCAGTCCTGCAGCTTCACAAGTTCCACCTGCAGACGGAGAAGTTCTTCATCATATTCCTGTTTTTTCAGCTTCTTTTTTTTGGATTTTTTATCTGGCATGGTGACTCCTTTCTATTCTATCAGACTGTCAGGGTCTAAGAGTATAAGGGTATTATAATCAATAAAATAGTATTGTTCAAAAACTTAATACAAGTTCATCTGCACTGAGTTATACTTGTGAGCAAAGAAGGGGGATCGAAATGCATTACAAACCATCAGAAAACAGGTATGACAAAATGAAGTATAAACGCTGCGGAATCAGCGGGATAAAACTTCCCCGCCTGGCCCTTGGACTCTGGCATAATTTCGGAGAGAATGATGATTTTGAAACCATGGAGAACCTGGTGTTCAAGGCATTTGATCTGGGAATAAATCACTTTGATCTGGCCAACAATTATGGACCACCCCCGGGCTCAGCTGAAGAGAACTTCGGAAAAATCTTAAAAACCCATCTTCACGGACACCGGGATGAGATGCTTATTTCCACAAAAGCGGGCTATCTGATGTGGCCCGGACCCTATGGAGAGTGGGGAAGCAGAAAGTATATGCTCTCAAGCCTTGACCAGAGTCTTGCACGCCTGGGACTGGAATATGTTGATATTTTCTACTCCCACCGCCCCGATCCTGAAACACCCCTTGAAGAGACAATGGGAGCCCTGGATACAGCAGTACGAAGTGGAAAAGCGCTCTATGCCGGAATATCAAACTACCCGGCGGAAGAGGCGGCCGATGCAATTGAGATTCTAAGAGATCTGGGTACCCCCTGTCTGATCCATCAGCCCTCCTATTCCATGCTGAACCGATGGGTTGAAGGAGAACTGGATTCCCTGCTGATAAAAGAGGGTGTGGGAGGCATAGCCTTTTCACCACTTGCCCAGGGGCTGCTGAGTTCAAAATATCTGGGCGGCGAGATTCCTGAAGACTCGAGGGCGGCTCTGGACGGCTTCCTCAAAAAAGAGAAAATCACCGAAAATGTAATATCCATGCTCCAGGAGCTGAACTCCATTGCCCAACAACGCTCCCAGTCTCTGGCTCAGATGGCAATTTCCTGGATACTGCATAATCCTGCAATTACCACGGTCCTTATAGGAGCCAGCAGGGTAAGCCAGCTTGAGGAAAATGTTAAATCTCTGGAAAATCTTGAATTCAGTGACAATGAATTGAGTAAAATCAATGGAATACTGGAAAAAAACAGCTACCGGAAATAATATGCTGATACAGGAGAATAAACTTGAGCTGTAACTGCCGGCATCTACAAAAACTCAAAGAGGCCCGGGTCAGTATTGATGAGCCCACTGCGGTCTATTTAGATTATAATGCGGCATGCCCGCCGGACCCTGCAGTTCTGGCGCATTACCAGAATACCGCTATGAAAATATGGGCTCACCCGGACTCCCCTCACCTGGCAGGTCAGAAAGTTCTGGATCATATGGAGGAGCTGAAAAAAAGATGGAAAAGCCTCAGCTCCATGGAAGATGGAAGCATACAGTTCTGTCGGGGCAGTACGGATGCTCTGTCTCTTCTTCTCCGGAATATCAGGATTCCTCCCAAAGCTGTGATTACAGGGTGCTGTGAGCATAATACTGTGATTGAACAGTCCAAAGCTTATTGTAAAAAACAGAAAATCCCCTTCATTCAAATTCCCGTAAACCGTAAAGGCTGTATAGATCCGGATAAGCTGCGTTCCGATCTGAAGGAAAATCCGGAATCTCTCTTTATCTATTCACCTGTAAACCACGAGACCGGTGCTCTGCAGGATTGTGCTCTATTATGGGACATCTGCGTAGAGAACGAAACAAGAGTATTTCTGGATGCCCCCCAGGCCATGGCGAGGCTGGAGAGTGATCATTGGATGCCTTATGCACACGGCTATTCCCTCAGCGGGCAGAAAATATACGGTCTTAAGGGTACGGGGGTCTGTGTTCTGAAACCGGAGCTTGAACTCTGTGATGATAAGACAGGGAATACAGGAACTCCGGACATACCTGCCGCCTCGGCTCTGACCAGAGCCGTGGAGCTGTACAGAAAAGATCTGCCTGAACTTCAGAACTACTGGGAAATACTGTGCACAGAGGGGATTCAGATACTTTCAGCCGCCGATTTTGAGCTTATAGTACTAAGTCCTGAAAAGAATGCGCCGGGGATTCTATGCATATCTGTCCCCGATTTGTTAAAATGTTCTAAAACCATGGAAGATCTGTTTTATCATTTAAACAGAGAGGGAATTTTTTTAAGCCGTTTTTCAGCTTGTACAGGATCGGTTAACGGCAATTCCCGGATACTGGAACAAATGGGGTTCAACAGTGAATTGAGTGGCAGTTCTCTGAGAATATCCCTTGGCAGAAAGAGTAAAAGAGATGACTTTTTCAGGCTTAGAAAAGCCCTGACTACCTTTTTTGCCATAAATTCACTCTGATGGAGGAACTATGAAAACCTTAAGTTTTGGAGAAATTCTTTTTGACAGAATAGACGGTGATGACTATTTCGGTGGAGCACCGGCCAATATCGCAGTCCATCTCTCCCGCTTCGGAGCCGAAAGCTATATGCTAAGTGCCCTGGGACAGGATGTTCTGGGAAATGAAGCCTCAGAAATTCTGGCTTCCGAAAAAATTAAGTCAGATTATATATATTCCAGTCCCCATCACCCCACAGGGATTATTGAAGTACAGGTCACAAACGGTATTCCAAGCTATGATATCCGGGAAGGTTCGGCCTGGGACTGTATTACACCGGATGACGGATCTCTCAGGAAAATGATGGCCGAAAAATGGGACCTTCTGTACTGCGGCACCCTTGCCCAGAGAACTGAAAGTAACAGAAGACTTCTTAATACTGTCCTTGAAAATGGAGATTATAAAGAACTGTTTTTTGATGTAAATATCAGACAGAACTATTACAGCAAAGAGATATTAGAAAATACTCTTAAGTTCACAAGTATTCTGAAACTCAATGATGAAGAGCTGCCCCTTGTGTCGAAACTGGTTTTCGGAGCAGAAATGACCGCCGAAGATTTCTTTGCAAAAGCTTCCGGAGAATACCCCATGAAACTCCTTGTTATAACATACGGGCACGAGGGAGCTGAACTCTACCATAAAGAGACAAAGGGAAAGGCTCTCAAGATTACCGGCAGCAAGGTATTTGTTATAGATACCATAGGTGCAGGTGAAAGTTTTTCAGGAACCTTCCTCTACTACTACCTCAGGGGAGATTCACTTGAAAAAGCCGGAAAGAAGGCCGCCCTGGTTGCAGATTTTGTAGTAGGCCATTCCGGAGCGACCCCAGAACTGGATGAAAAAATTCTATCAGCTCTGGCAGAATAAAATGGTAATCCATGAATCCTGAAATGATAAGGGAAAGCCTGGGGTCCAGGGAGAATTATCCCCGCATCATCGGGCAGGAAAATATGTTTTGTTCTGCCGTCCTGATTCCCCTTGTTAAAGAAAAAAACGACTGGTCCATACTCTTTCAGAAAAGAGCGGCCGGTATCAGACAGGGCGGAGAGATATGTTTTCCCGGGGGCAGATATGATTCTGCACTGGATACAGATTTCAGAGATACTGCCATAAGAGAAACCTGTGAAGAGATCGGAGTTGTACCGGAACAGATAAAAGTGCTGGGTTCACAGGGTACTCTGGTTACCCCCATGAGCGTTGTAGTCCAGCCTTATGTTGGTATTCTTGAAATTGAAAACTATGAAGATCTGGAGCCCAACAGGGAAGAAGTGGACAAACTT
The DNA window shown above is from Oceanispirochaeta sp. M1 and carries:
- a CDS encoding DpnII family type II restriction endonuclease; the encoded protein is MKKITQTTPGLLNKLSALETDWKDDFSRRVLVFLNKFESVNDDPWTLVRLLDEDFETASTIIRLFLEVSKDEYNTLLRSLFSDSRSAGKSGFKANPLGYVETLQTLFLSGKIRDTINRTYTWEDILTERLKGGRGSAIKGQKRGRELEDYVEAIVASVFSEYEARCSFTGMDGISTEKADFAIPCREKPEILIEVKGYGATGSKQTDVIGDVNRIIQEKRHDTVFLIFTDGVTWKARESDFRKLVDFQNSGYLYRIYTKKLSAEFKQDLMLLKEEKGL
- a CDS encoding DNA adenine methylase, whose translation is MNPDFKLYPQLRFMGNKYRLLPWIEEELSALDFHSVLDAFTGSASVSYLFKTMGRQVYSNDFLNFPSVLSRAVIENPSVTVNPDEIRMLSDFSNSSDSEAGNGNCYDFIKRTYEGIFYNPEDLEFLDLISWRLTNLNNPYKRSLVMAALIRSCAKKQPRGVFTISGDLSRYDDGRRDLKLSLREHFTEQIEQYNNAVFDNGEMNKSFCGSVFDLQEMPVDLVYMDPPYVPRSDDNCYVKRYHFLEGLSKYWKDEEIMYNTKVRKIHKKYTPFSYRGDALEAFEGMFRKFSRSILVLSYSSNGYPDLDVLVSLMEKYKSSVEVRSRDHRYHFGTHDKVRRSKVQEYLIIGR
- the ppk2 gene encoding polyphosphate kinase 2, coding for MPDKKSKKKKLKKQEYDEELLRLQVELVKLQDWVKQNELKVCLLFEGRDAAGKGGVIKRITQYLNPRFCNVVALGKPTDKEESQWYFQRYIPYLPAKGEMVLFDRSWYNCVGVDRVMNFTTPVQWDEFYRSCPEFERMLIRSGMVVIKYWFSVSPDEQLKRFKGRIDDPIKRWKISPMDLQSIERWDDYSIAKDEMFKYCNTKDSPWYEVPADSKKKARLNCISHLLSCFPYKEVQPMVIKLPERPVSTYDRPPLTEENLIPRNY
- a CDS encoding aldo/keto reductase; its protein translation is MHYKPSENRYDKMKYKRCGISGIKLPRLALGLWHNFGENDDFETMENLVFKAFDLGINHFDLANNYGPPPGSAEENFGKILKTHLHGHRDEMLISTKAGYLMWPGPYGEWGSRKYMLSSLDQSLARLGLEYVDIFYSHRPDPETPLEETMGALDTAVRSGKALYAGISNYPAEEAADAIEILRDLGTPCLIHQPSYSMLNRWVEGELDSLLIKEGVGGIAFSPLAQGLLSSKYLGGEIPEDSRAALDGFLKKEKITENVISMLQELNSIAQQRSQSLAQMAISWILHNPAITTVLIGASRVSQLEENVKSLENLEFSDNELSKINGILEKNSYRK
- a CDS encoding aminotransferase class V-fold PLP-dependent enzyme translates to MSCNCRHLQKLKEARVSIDEPTAVYLDYNAACPPDPAVLAHYQNTAMKIWAHPDSPHLAGQKVLDHMEELKKRWKSLSSMEDGSIQFCRGSTDALSLLLRNIRIPPKAVITGCCEHNTVIEQSKAYCKKQKIPFIQIPVNRKGCIDPDKLRSDLKENPESLFIYSPVNHETGALQDCALLWDICVENETRVFLDAPQAMARLESDHWMPYAHGYSLSGQKIYGLKGTGVCVLKPELELCDDKTGNTGTPDIPAASALTRAVELYRKDLPELQNYWEILCTEGIQILSAADFELIVLSPEKNAPGILCISVPDLLKCSKTMEDLFYHLNREGIFLSRFSACTGSVNGNSRILEQMGFNSELSGSSLRISLGRKSKRDDFFRLRKALTTFFAINSL
- a CDS encoding PfkB family carbohydrate kinase, which codes for MKTLSFGEILFDRIDGDDYFGGAPANIAVHLSRFGAESYMLSALGQDVLGNEASEILASEKIKSDYIYSSPHHPTGIIEVQVTNGIPSYDIREGSAWDCITPDDGSLRKMMAEKWDLLYCGTLAQRTESNRRLLNTVLENGDYKELFFDVNIRQNYYSKEILENTLKFTSILKLNDEELPLVSKLVFGAEMTAEDFFAKASGEYPMKLLVITYGHEGAELYHKETKGKALKITGSKVFVIDTIGAGESFSGTFLYYYLRGDSLEKAGKKAALVADFVVGHSGATPELDEKILSALAE
- a CDS encoding CoA pyrophosphatase; its protein translation is MNPEMIRESLGSRENYPRIIGQENMFCSAVLIPLVKEKNDWSILFQKRAAGIRQGGEICFPGGRYDSALDTDFRDTAIRETCEEIGVVPEQIKVLGSQGTLVTPMSVVVQPYVGILEIENYEDLEPNREEVDKLFTIPLNWFRENSPSIYDLPVKVHPYSENGKTGERELHFPSHELDLPERYKSPWEGSIPHKIWAYRTSNGILWGITAQILVDMLPLLLE